Below is a genomic region from Miscanthus floridulus cultivar M001 chromosome 1, ASM1932011v1, whole genome shotgun sequence.
TCAGACATCCTTTCGAAAAAACAAAACTGTTAATGACCACAATGTGCTCCCAAAGAAGTATAGAATCCAACAGCCACTTTAAGGACATGGAAGCAGAATCACCAGGTGGCTTTTCATagaagaatatatatattgtgGTAATAACAGAATATTGAACTATAGTATCAGTCACAGGCCACTCGAAACTTGATCACATTTTTTCCCACATTCATTAGCCAGTATCCGAAAAATAACACCCACAAACCAGAAAACTCAACTTGAGCAGCAAAATCTGAGGGCGGCAGCATTCTATCAAGTTTGGTGGCCTCGCTCCACGCCCTaaaaataatgtatcaataatCCAATACCCCAACCTGCCACGCCATTTTCGCATCAAACAACACAGAAAAAATAAAATCCCCCAGAACAAGGTGACAGGGAGGGGAAACAAAGACACAGAAACGCTGGCCACCAAGCCAAGTAGCCAATACCCCTACAATGACAGCCCGCAGCACATTCCGATCTATGCAACCCAAACCACCAAACTCAGAGCAACCTGGCTGCAGCAGCACTAGACAGTAGACAGGACCCCCAAAAATGCAAGCATAATACAGAAGCATTCGATCATGAGGCGACCACGACACGTGCTAGGGCGAATGAGGAGCGACGGATGCGCGCACCTTCAAATCGATCGCGTCCGGTGACAGCACGATCGAGCCGAGCGGGCCGGCGACGACGAGGTTCGGCGGAACTGAACCGAGGTGGAGCGCGGCAGGGGCGTGCTCGGATCGATCCCGGACGACGCCGCGCTAAGCGATGGCGTCCCCGAAGCTAGGCGAGGCGAGCACGAAACCCTAGCCCCGCAGGCGGCCACAGGCCCGCCCCGCGCCCGCGGGGGAGAAGGGGGGAAAAGGGGGCAAGGCAAGGGCAGAGGCAGAGCAGTGTGAGACGAAACAGAGAGCTGGGTGATACTACTACCCCTCCACAAGTACCACCCTCCCCTCCGGATTTCCCGCGCGAGCGCGAGCGCGGCGCGATGGTTTTACTCTCCTGCCCCGGCGCAAGGCGACAAGGGCAACACGGGCGGGGGAGGGCAGGAGGGTAACTTCCAGGCGCCGCCTCGGCAGCCGGCGACCTTGCTTGGCTTGGTTggcgtgtttagttccgaaaatttttgttTTTGGGttattgtagcattttcgtttgtatttggcaaaaattgttcaattatagactatttaggcttaaaaaattcgtctcacgatttctcgactaactgtgtaattagttttttttttcgtctacatttagtactccatgcatgtgtcgcaagtttcgatgtgacggttactgtgcaaaaatttttggcttttgggtggAACAAAACGGGTACgtgtgccccccccccccgcccagaAACCGATGGGGCCCCGAGCCCGAGGGGGTCTGCTCTGCTGAGCTGCTGGCCCAGGGGCCAGGGGGGCAGTTGGGCAGAGCAGAACACGCGAacggggcggggcggggccgcGGTGCGGAGACGGCGAGAGGCGAGAGGCGAGAGGGCGGCTAGCGAGCCTGCCCGCCGGTGAGGAGCGCCGCGCGGGTGACACCGACtcggatgcggaggaggcgctgGGATCGAGGCGGCGGGGTGTCTTGTCAGCGACTGGAGACGGGGCGTCGGGGTGAGCTGTGAGATGATGGTTTGTTTGCGTGGAGGAGGAGCGAAGGCCGAAGGAGCTCAGCTCAGGTTGACGTGGGCTAGAAGAGCAAGCTGGCGCTGCCATGCCAGCGACAGCCGGCAGGCGGAGCAGCAGAGGAGGCGTAGCGAGCAGAGCATGCGGCAACCGGATGTGGGGGGTGGAGGGTCAGCCACTGGGCCTAAAGCCTGGAGCCAGTGCATGCGCCCTACGGGATCGCGAGGCCAGACTAGCCATGATGCGCTTTCGATCTCTCAGCATCCCGGCTGCTTTTTCTGAGTgcgtgtttagtttccaaaattttgcaaaattttttaagattctccgtcacatcgaatctttagacgcataaaactaattacacagtttagacgaaattcacgagacaaatcttttaagcctaattaaactatgattggacactaattaccaaataacaacaaaagtgctacagtatcatttTCTTAAAAAATTTCGTCAACTAAACAAGTCCTGAGTTCTGAAGCAGCAGCAAGTGGCGCCTCGCTGGCCTGTACGCTGTACAGTACTACTGGCTGGGCGCATACTGCGTGGTACATCAGTCATCAGGCTATCAGAGGCAGCAGCTTCTGCCTTCTGGGCCCCCCTCCAGAAACGTGTGGCCAGTTCACTGAGTCATCAGAAAATCATGAAGGCACCAGGAGATGATCCATCGATCCAGCAATCGCAGTTGTATGCTGGCCGTTCCATGATCCATGGTGTGTCTGGCACTATAAttaggtccagtttagttccccAAATATTTTGCCAAATACATGAAATCCAAAAAGGGGTAGCAGCACACCAAAATGCTGACACCAAAAGTTTTGCATTTTGCTGTTTACTTTGCCAAGAAATTTGCATCGAAATCAGCTATGAATAGTAGATTTCGGTTGCATTGAATGTGTTCCATGCAAACTGCTGGTGCAGACTTTTTCATGCAGATTTTGCATGCAGATTTTTCAAAAGAATTTTCAAACACATAATGAACAGAATTTTCTCATGCAACATTCACAACAATTATTCATCCCTATTACATGACATACTGCTCAAACATTCACATAAGCCGTAACATACTGTACTGTACATACATGTAATGAaccacacaaaactgtcaattacGATCCATCAAAGCATTAGCAAGCGAATCACGGATGACATTCATGCACGACCACTCCTCATCCTCCACTACCTCGGGTTCAGGTTGATTTTGATAAGCTTGTCTCGGCACAAAGTTCTCATTTCGGTCACATCTACCGAAATGCTTATCTGGTAAGCCACTAGTCCTCACAAAATTATGAAGAGCCATACATGCACAAATGATTTGCGCTTGCTTCTCAGGTGAATAAGGCGGGATCTTTTGCAAGATCCGCCACTTCATTTTAAGTACCCCGAATGACCTCTCAATAACATTCCTAAGAGAAGAGTGTGTGTAATTGAAGAGCTCTTCTTTACCCTGTGGCTCGGGGCCGTCGCGGAAGTCCTGGAGATGGTACTTACTTCCCTTGTATGGAGCAAGATAACCGAGCCGGTTAGGATACCCGGAGTCCACTAGATAGTATTTGCCTACAACAGCAAATGAATTATGAGCAACAGGTACATAACCAACAAGGAAGAATTGCACTCATGTGTACCTACGTACCATTTCGTGGATGTGGAAAGACTGCGGAGTATGTTGTTGTAGAATCATTGAACACTCTCATGTCATGAACAGATCCAGGCCAGCCAGCATTAACAAATGTAAACCTCATGTCGAAGTCACAACAGACCATTACATTTTGTGTAGTGATGCTCTTGCGGCACAAGTGCTGAATAAACAAATGGTTTGGCACGACACAAGGGATATGAGTCCCATCTATAGCCCCTATGCAGTTCTTGAAGTAGGGATAGAATCTACTACTTCCTAGTGTAGGATGCATTGTTCTAAACTGTGGATCTACTGGCTTAATATTGTCTGCAGCAAGCCTGACCAGACACCTCAAAACTTTGGTAAACAATGTTGAAACAGTGCCCAACGACCTCTCAAACCTGTCCTCTGCTTGCCTAACAGACTGTGGTGCTCCTACCATCCAAAGAAACATCCCTAAAGCCTCAACAGATGTGGACTTAGTGGTAGACTTGAGCCCATATTTGTCAACTAACAAGTTATGAAGGATATGGAACATTGTTGGGGTCATTCTAAACATGTTATAACAAGAATTAATGTTGTCAAGCTTATCATGCACCCACTGCAAACCACTCACTCTTGGAGTCCTATACTGAGCTCTATTCATATACTTGTCAATGTGCACAACAAACTGGTACATACCATGGACAAACTCATCATCCTCGTCATCATTCATTAGCTCTTCCatcaactcatcatcatcatcatccaataTCATCTGCAGCAACTGTTGTCTTCTTGTATCTTGATCATCATCACCAACCTGTCATGGACAGAGACAAGAGCAAATCAGTCATTTCATCAAACAGTCCATGAATCCCATGCATCACTCCCTGCCATCCCACATGATCAAGTTTCAAAACAGCACATATATCCATTCCACAAGTTAATATACGAAAACAGCAAATAAACCCATCGTACTACATAACAAGTTCAATTTTAACTGACACATCACAACAGGACACAACCAGTTCCTACGCCCTCCACCAAATGCCCTACATGCAAATAAGGCTAAGTTTTCTAGTTGTCCACCGGGCCAGGCTGCGGGATATTCAGCTCGATGACGTGCATCTTCCCTTCCTTTGTGTCTTGGGCAAGGAAGAAGTCCATTTCAGTTTCTGATTGTACTAGCTTGTGCAACCCAGAAAACAAGGTCTTCGTTGTACTACTGATGCCCAGCTCCTGCAGAGCTATCCTGGTGCACTCTGTTATCTTCCAGGACTTGTCCTTAACTAATCTCTGCAGCACTTCCTCCCTTCTGCTCTCTCTATCCTTGAAGAACTGTAGCCTCTCCCTGCTTAAGTCATTGTGTGTGGTCATTTGGATGGTCATTGCCCTCACTGCTGGGCTCTTTGACCTCTTGCTGGGGCTGGATGCAGTTGTGCTTGTACTGCTGGTCCTCTTGTTCCCAACACTCATAGGGGTCAGTTCATCTTCCTGCTCTTGTCCtgcttcttcatcagaatcatcaTCATTCAAGTCAATGGACTCTCTTGCAGCAGGAACAAAGGAGGTTGTCCCATCAACTGTGTTTCCTTTGAACATGCCATGCAGCTGGTCCAAGTATGCAGGCACACCATCCCTTCTAATCTTCAGCAAATCAGTGTCACCCTGTACAATATGGACCGATGTAGTTGTCAAGCAATTAGGGAATTAACATTTGTTAAAAACAGAG
It encodes:
- the LOC136469104 gene encoding uncharacterized protein, with protein sequence MILDDDDDELMEELMNDDEDDEFVHGMYQFVVHIDKYMNRAQYRTPRVSGLQWVHDKLDNINSCYNMFRMTPTMFHILHNLLVDKYGLKSTTKSTSVEALGMFLWMVGAPQSVRQAEDRFERSLGTVSTLFTKVLRCLVRLAADNIKPVDPQFRTMHPTLGSSRFYPYFKNCIGAIDGTHIPCVVPNHLFIQHLCRKSITTQNVMVCCDFDMRFTFVNAGWPGSVHDMRVFNDSTTTYSAVFPHPRNGKYYLVDSGYPNRLGYLAPYKGSKYHLQDFRDGPEPQGKEELFNYTHSSLRNVIERSFGVLKMKWRILQKIPPYSPEKQAQIICACMALHNFVRTSGLPDKHFGRCDRNENFVPRQAYQNQPEPEVVEDEEWSCMNVIRDSLANALMDRN